One window of the Fusobacterium animalis 7_1 genome contains the following:
- a CDS encoding 3-methyl-2-oxobutanoate hydroxymethyltransferase, with the protein MKKVDLNYILEKVKNGEKLSRTALYDYPMANIAEKAGIEIINVGDTIAKYVLGYDKTNKIGMDILVEHAKAVRKGAPNAFVMGDMPFLSYRNIDIAIENAGRFIVEADVDAVKLEGGLEIIPIIKALTDAGIAVIGHTGFSLQSRQIGLGKSDEEKGKDFLKICREMEKAGVIAIVYTEVPLEVAKQNYEEATVPIFAAGCGEYTDSPMMNFYELLGFTEERRKFAKAYDNLLEKSIEATKKFVEEVKRGEIK; encoded by the coding sequence ATGAAAAAGGTGGATTTAAACTATATTTTAGAAAAGGTAAAAAATGGAGAAAAATTATCAAGGACAGCTTTATATGATTACCCTATGGCGAATATTGCCGAAAAAGCAGGAATAGAAATAATAAATGTAGGGGACACAATAGCTAAATATGTTCTTGGATATGATAAAACTAATAAAATAGGAATGGATATTTTAGTAGAACATGCAAAAGCAGTTAGAAAAGGAGCACCAAATGCATTTGTGATGGGAGATATGCCATTTTTATCATATAGAAATATTGATATTGCAATAGAAAATGCTGGAAGATTTATTGTAGAAGCAGATGTTGATGCAGTAAAACTTGAAGGAGGTTTAGAAATTATACCAATTATCAAGGCATTAACTGATGCAGGAATAGCAGTTATCGGACATACAGGTTTTTCATTACAATCAAGACAGATTGGTTTGGGAAAAAGTGATGAAGAAAAAGGAAAAGACTTTTTAAAAATTTGTAGAGAAATGGAAAAAGCTGGAGTTATAGCAATAGTATATACAGAAGTTCCGTTAGAAGTAGCTAAACAAAATTATGAAGAAGCAACAGTCCCAATATTTGCAGCAGGTTGTGGAGAGTATACAGATAGCCCTATGATGAATTTTTATGAGCTTCTAGGTTTTACAGAAGAAAGAAGAAAATTTGCTAAGGCTTATGATAATTTATTAGAAAAATCAATAGAAGCTACTAAAAAATTTGTAGAAGAGGTAAAAAGAGGAGAAATTAAATGA
- the nifJ gene encoding pyruvate:ferredoxin (flavodoxin) oxidoreductase codes for MSKKMQTMDGNQAAAYASYAFTEVAGIYPITPSSPMAEYTDEWAAKGMKNIFGVPVKLVEMQSEGGAAGTVHGSLQAGALTTTYTASQGLLLKIPNMYKIAGELLPGVIHVSARSLSAQALSIFGDHQDVYAARQTGFAMFATNSVQEVMDLAGVAHLSALKSRVPFLHFFDGFRTSHEIQKVEVMDYEDLKKLVDWKALEEFRKRALNPEHPVTRGTAQNDDIYFQAREVQNKFYDAVPDIVADYMKEISKITGREYKPFNYYGAPDAERVIVAMGSVCEAAQEVIDYLMEKGEKVGLISVHLFRPFSAKYFFDVLPKTVKRIAVLDRTKEPGSVGEPLLLDIKSLFYNKENAPLIVGGRYGLSSKDTTPAQVLAVFDNLKKDTPKDAFTVGIVDDVTHTSLEVGPALALADPSTKACLFYGLGADGTVGANKNSIKIIGDKTDLYAQGYFAYDSKKSGGVTRSHLRFGKKPIRSTYLVSRPTFVACSVPAYLHQYDMTSGIKEGGKFLLNCVWTKEEAIKNIPNNVKRDLAKNNARLFIINATALAQEIGLGQRTNTIMQAAFFKLAEIIPFEEAQQYMKDYAKKSYAKKGDEIVQLNYNAIDRGANDIIEIEVDPAWANLEVTPLNEPKESTTCGYCQPDTEFVKKIVRPVNAIKGYDLPVSAFLGYEDGTFENGTAAFEKRGVAVDVPIWNVDKCIQCNQCSYVCPHAAIRPFLINEKELKAAPMPFATKKAAGKGLDGLVYRIQVSALDCVGCGSCANVCPANALDMRPIAESLEAHEDINTNYLYNNVEYRSDLMPLDTVKGSQFSQPLFEFHGACPGCGETPYIKLITQLYGDRMMVANATGCSSIYSGSAPATPYTTNKNGEGPSWGSSLFEDNAEYGFGMHVGVEALRSRIQHAMEENMDKVDEDIATLFKDWIANRQYSVRTREIRDILVPKLEALNTDFAKEILDLKQYLVKKSQWIIGGDGWAYDIGYGGLDHVLASNEDINVLVMDTEVYSNTGGQASKATPTGAVAKFAAAGKPVKKKDLAAIAMSYGHIYVAQVSMGANQQQFIKAVKEAEAHQGPSIIIAYSPCINHGIKKGMSKSQTEMKLATECGYWPIFRYNPSLEKIGKNPLQIDSKEPKWEKYEEYLTGEVRYQTLAKSNPEEAKILFEKNKKDAQKRWRQYKRMAALDYSEEKETE; via the coding sequence ATGTCAAAAAAAATGCAAACTATGGATGGAAACCAAGCAGCGGCTTATGCGTCTTATGCTTTTACAGAAGTGGCAGGGATATACCCTATAACACCATCTTCACCAATGGCAGAATATACAGATGAATGGGCAGCAAAAGGAATGAAGAATATTTTTGGTGTTCCAGTAAAATTAGTTGAAATGCAATCAGAAGGAGGGGCTGCTGGAACTGTTCACGGTTCTTTACAAGCTGGAGCATTGACAACAACTTATACTGCATCACAAGGATTACTTTTAAAAATTCCTAATATGTATAAAATAGCTGGTGAATTATTACCAGGAGTTATACATGTATCTGCAAGATCATTATCTGCACAAGCATTATCAATTTTTGGTGACCACCAAGATGTTTATGCAGCAAGACAAACTGGATTTGCAATGTTTGCAACAAATTCAGTACAAGAAGTAATGGACTTAGCTGGTGTAGCTCACTTATCAGCATTAAAATCAAGAGTACCATTTTTACATTTCTTTGATGGATTTAGAACTTCTCATGAAATTCAAAAAGTTGAAGTAATGGATTATGAAGATTTAAAGAAATTAGTAGATTGGAAGGCATTAGAAGAATTTAGAAAAAGAGCTTTAAATCCTGAACACCCAGTAACTAGAGGTACAGCACAAAATGATGATATCTACTTCCAAGCAAGAGAAGTACAAAATAAATTCTATGATGCAGTTCCTGATATAGTTGCTGATTATATGAAAGAAATTTCAAAAATTACAGGAAGAGAATACAAACCATTTAACTATTATGGAGCACCAGATGCAGAAAGAGTAATAGTTGCAATGGGTTCAGTTTGTGAAGCAGCTCAAGAAGTCATAGATTACTTGATGGAAAAAGGAGAAAAAGTAGGTTTAATATCTGTACACTTATTCAGACCTTTCTCTGCTAAATATTTCTTTGATGTATTACCTAAAACTGTAAAAAGAATAGCAGTTTTAGATAGAACAAAAGAACCTGGTTCAGTTGGAGAACCTTTATTATTAGATATAAAATCATTATTCTATAATAAAGAAAATGCTCCATTGATAGTTGGAGGAAGATATGGATTATCTTCAAAAGATACAACTCCTGCACAAGTATTAGCAGTATTTGATAATCTTAAAAAAGATACTCCAAAAGATGCTTTTACAGTTGGTATAGTTGATGATGTAACTCATACATCACTTGAAGTAGGACCAGCTTTAGCATTGGCTGACCCATCAACAAAGGCTTGTCTATTTTATGGATTAGGAGCAGATGGAACAGTTGGAGCAAATAAAAACTCTATTAAAATTATAGGAGATAAAACAGACCTATATGCACAAGGATATTTTGCTTATGACTCTAAAAAATCTGGTGGAGTTACAAGATCACATTTAAGATTTGGTAAAAAACCTATTAGATCAACTTATTTAGTGTCAAGACCAACATTTGTTGCTTGTTCAGTTCCAGCATATTTACATCAATATGATATGACATCTGGAATTAAAGAAGGTGGAAAGTTCTTATTGAACTGTGTATGGACAAAAGAAGAAGCAATAAAAAATATACCAAATAATGTAAAAAGAGATTTAGCTAAAAATAACGCAAGATTATTTATTATAAATGCTACTGCTCTTGCACAAGAAATTGGTCTAGGACAAAGAACAAATACAATAATGCAAGCAGCTTTCTTTAAATTAGCTGAAATTATTCCTTTTGAAGAAGCACAACAATATATGAAAGATTATGCTAAAAAATCTTATGCTAAAAAAGGTGATGAAATAGTTCAACTTAATTATAATGCAATAGATAGAGGAGCAAATGATATTATTGAAATAGAAGTTGATCCAGCTTGGGCAAATCTTGAAGTAACACCTTTAAATGAACCAAAAGAATCAACAACTTGTGGATATTGCCAACCAGATACAGAATTTGTTAAGAAAATAGTAAGACCAGTAAATGCAATAAAAGGATACGATTTACCAGTATCAGCTTTCTTAGGATATGAAGATGGTACTTTTGAAAATGGTACTGCTGCCTTTGAAAAAAGAGGAGTTGCAGTAGATGTTCCTATTTGGAATGTTGATAAATGTATACAATGTAACCAATGTTCTTATGTATGTCCACATGCTGCAATAAGACCATTCTTAATAAATGAAAAAGAATTAAAAGCTGCTCCTATGCCTTTTGCTACAAAGAAAGCAGCAGGAAAAGGACTAGATGGATTAGTATATAGAATACAAGTATCAGCTCTTGATTGTGTTGGTTGTGGATCTTGTGCTAATGTTTGTCCTGCAAACGCTCTTGATATGAGACCAATAGCTGAATCATTAGAAGCACATGAAGATATAAATACAAATTATCTATATAATAATGTAGAATATAGAAGTGATTTGATGCCACTTGATACAGTAAAAGGTTCTCAATTCTCTCAACCATTATTTGAATTCCATGGAGCATGTCCAGGTTGTGGAGAAACACCATATATTAAATTAATAACTCAATTATATGGAGATAGAATGATGGTTGCAAATGCAACTGGATGTTCTTCAATTTATTCAGGTTCTGCTCCTGCAACTCCATATACAACTAATAAAAATGGTGAAGGACCATCTTGGGGATCTTCATTATTTGAAGACAATGCAGAATATGGATTTGGTATGCATGTGGGAGTTGAAGCATTAAGATCTAGAATTCAACATGCTATGGAAGAAAATATGGATAAAGTTGATGAAGATATAGCTACTTTATTCAAAGATTGGATAGCAAATAGACAATATTCTGTAAGAACAAGAGAAATTAGAGATATACTTGTTCCAAAATTAGAAGCCTTAAATACAGATTTTGCAAAAGAAATTTTGGATTTAAAACAATATCTAGTTAAAAAATCTCAATGGATAATTGGTGGAGATGGTTGGGCTTATGATATTGGTTATGGTGGACTTGACCATGTGCTTGCATCTAATGAAGATATAAATGTATTAGTAATGGATACAGAAGTTTATTCAAATACTGGTGGACAAGCATCAAAAGCTACACCTACTGGAGCAGTTGCAAAATTTGCAGCAGCCGGAAAACCAGTTAAGAAAAAAGATTTAGCTGCAATAGCAATGTCTTATGGACATATCTATGTAGCACAAGTTTCTATGGGAGCTAATCAACAACAATTTATTAAGGCTGTTAAAGAAGCAGAAGCTCACCAAGGACCATCAATAATTATTGCATACTCACCTTGTATCAACCATGGTATCAAGAAAGGTATGTCAAAATCTCAAACTGAAATGAAGCTTGCTACTGAATGTGGATATTGGCCAATATTTAGATATAATCCATCATTAGAAAAAATAGGTAAGAATCCTTTACAAATAGATTCTAAAGAACCTAAATGGGAAAAATATGAAGAATATCTAACTGGTGAAGTAAGATACCAAACATTAGCAAAATCAAACCCAGAAGAAGCTAAAATTTTATTTGAAAAAAATAAAAAAGATGCTCAAAAGAGATGGAGACAATATAAGAGAATGGCAGCATTAGATTACAGTGAAGAAAAAGAAACTGAATAA
- a CDS encoding acetate/propionate family kinase: MKILVINCGSSSLKYQLINPETEEVFAKGLCERIGIDGSKMEYEVVAKDFEKKLETPMPSHKEALELVISHLTDREIGVIGSVDEVDAIGHRVVHGGEEFAQSVLVNDEVLKAIEANNDLAPLHNPANLMGIRTCMELMPGKKNVAVFDTAFHQTMKPEAFIYPLPYEDYKELKVRKYGFHGTSHLYVSGVMREIMGNPEHSKIIVCHLGNGASITAVKDGKSVDTSMGLTPLQGLMMGTRCGDIDPAAVLFVKNKRGLTDAQMDERMNKKSGILGLFGKSSDCRDMENAVKEGDERAILAESVSMHRLRLYIGAYAAIMGGVDAICFTGGIGENSSMTREKALEGLEFLGIELDKEINSVRKKGNVKLSKNISKVLIYKIPTNEELVIARDTFRLAK; this comes from the coding sequence ATGAAAATACTAGTAATTAATTGTGGAAGCTCTTCGCTTAAATATCAATTAATAAATCCTGAAACAGAGGAGGTTTTTGCAAAAGGACTTTGTGAAAGAATTGGAATAGATGGTTCTAAGATGGAATACGAAGTTGTAGCAAAAGATTTTGAAAAAAAGTTGGAAACTCCTATGCCAAGTCACAAAGAAGCATTAGAATTAGTAATATCTCATTTAACTGATAGGGAAATAGGAGTTATAGGTTCAGTAGATGAAGTTGATGCAATAGGACATAGAGTTGTACATGGTGGAGAAGAATTTGCACAATCAGTTTTAGTAAATGATGAAGTTTTAAAAGCTATTGAAGCTAATAATGATTTAGCCCCTTTGCATAATCCAGCAAATTTAATGGGAATAAGAACTTGTATGGAACTTATGCCTGGTAAGAAAAATGTGGCTGTATTTGATACTGCCTTCCATCAAACTATGAAACCAGAAGCATTTATATATCCATTACCATATGAGGATTATAAAGAATTAAAAGTTAGAAAATACGGTTTCCATGGAACATCTCATCTATATGTATCTGGAGTTATGAGGGAAATCATGGGAAATCCTGAACATTCAAAAATAATAGTATGTCACTTAGGAAATGGTGCTTCAATAACTGCTGTTAAAGATGGAAAATCAGTTGATACTTCAATGGGATTAACACCTTTACAAGGTTTAATGATGGGAACAAGATGTGGAGACATAGACCCAGCAGCTGTATTATTTGTTAAAAATAAAAGAGGACTTACAGATGCTCAAATGGATGAAAGAATGAATAAAAAATCTGGAATTCTTGGATTATTTGGAAAATCTTCAGATTGTAGAGATATGGAAAATGCAGTTAAAGAAGGAGATGAAAGAGCAATACTTGCTGAAAGTGTTTCTATGCATAGATTAAGATTATATATAGGAGCTTATGCTGCTATTATGGGTGGAGTGGATGCTATATGCTTTACAGGAGGAATTGGAGAAAATTCATCAATGACTAGGGAAAAAGCATTAGAAGGTTTAGAATTTTTAGGTATTGAATTAGATAAAGAAATTAATTCAGTTAGAAAAAAAGGAAATGTAAAATTATCTAAAAATATTTCAAAAGTTTTAATATATAAGATACCTACAAATGAAGAATTAGTAATAGCAAGAGATACTTTTAGATTGGCAAAATAA
- the pta gene encoding phosphate acetyltransferase, translating to MSFLGQVRKKALQAHRRIVLPETNDERVIRAASQILKEGLAQVILVGNQEAIMHSAKAYEVSLSGAKIVDPYNFERFNDYVNKLVELRAKKGMTPEEAKKILLNNPTFFGAMLVKMGDADGMVSGSASPTANVLRAAIQVIGTQPGVKTVSSVFIMELSQFKDLFGSILVFGDCSVIPVPTSEQLADIATSAAETAVKIAGINPRVALLTFSTKGSAKHECVDRVIEAGRILRERKVQFRFDDELQADAALVKSVGEIKAPLSDVSGNANVLIFPSLSAGNIGYKLVQRLAGANAYGPIIQGLNAPVNDLSRGCSVEDIVVLTAITSAQACVDC from the coding sequence ATGAGTTTTTTAGGGCAAGTTAGAAAAAAAGCCTTACAAGCACACAGAAGAATAGTTTTACCTGAAACAAATGATGAAAGAGTAATAAGAGCAGCTTCTCAAATTTTGAAAGAGGGTTTAGCACAAGTTATTCTTGTAGGAAATCAAGAAGCAATAATGCACAGTGCGAAGGCTTATGAAGTTTCATTAAGTGGGGCAAAAATTGTAGACCCTTATAATTTTGAAAGATTTAATGATTATGTAAATAAATTAGTAGAATTAAGAGCTAAAAAAGGAATGACTCCTGAGGAAGCAAAAAAAATATTATTAAATAATCCTACTTTTTTTGGAGCTATGTTGGTAAAAATGGGAGATGCTGATGGAATGGTATCTGGTTCTGCATCACCTACTGCTAATGTATTGAGAGCAGCTATTCAGGTTATAGGTACACAACCAGGAGTAAAGACAGTTTCATCTGTTTTCATTATGGAATTATCACAATTTAAAGATTTATTTGGAAGTATACTAGTATTTGGAGATTGCTCAGTAATACCTGTACCTACATCTGAACAATTAGCAGATATTGCCACTTCAGCAGCTGAAACAGCGGTAAAAATAGCAGGTATAAACCCAAGAGTAGCATTATTGACATTTTCTACAAAAGGTTCAGCTAAACATGAATGTGTAGATAGAGTTATTGAAGCTGGTCGTATTTTAAGAGAAAGAAAAGTACAATTTAGATTTGATGATGAATTACAAGCAGATGCTGCCCTAGTAAAATCTGTTGGAGAAATAAAAGCTCCTTTATCAGATGTATCTGGTAATGCAAATGTATTAATATTCCCTTCATTATCTGCTGGAAACATTGGATATAAATTAGTTCAAAGATTAGCAGGAGCTAATGCTTATGGACCAATTATTCAAGGATTAAATGCACCAGTAAATGATTTATCAAGAGGTTGCTCAGTGGAAGATATAGTTGTATTGACAGCTATTACATCTGCTCAAGCTTGTGTAGATTGTTAA
- a CDS encoding tyrosine-type recombinase/integrase, protein MTFREVMEEYFKSWRLSVRESTSISHKKSFAYQCGDLLDLDIIDISKETIENHLAEMLSRLAQSTVGHWNARCKNILEYAYKNKFINSDFYKDIIYIKIKNTFSISVITENQFKQLIKIAKVQTRHTDLEEKILFLELLFKTGLRHSEAKALQVYKINFDSNEIRINQSLYCDIKGKWELAPTKTPCSNRTIKIDKNLALKLKDFIEIKHKNRDSFLFAYADGSPRTTVFAKDLLKKSANLLGVKISAHGLRHSHATMLIRNLVPIQLVQKRLGHADPALTIATYTHLISEDEKIIVDLLEKI, encoded by the coding sequence ATGACATTTAGAGAAGTTATGGAAGAATATTTTAAAAGTTGGAGGTTATCTGTTAGAGAAAGCACATCTATTAGTCATAAAAAATCTTTTGCTTATCAATGTGGAGACTTATTAGATTTAGACATAATAGATATTAGTAAAGAAACAATAGAAAACCATCTAGCAGAAATGTTATCAAGGCTTGCTCAGAGTACTGTGGGGCATTGGAATGCTAGATGTAAAAATATTCTTGAATATGCGTACAAAAATAAATTTATCAATTCGGACTTCTACAAAGATATAATATATATAAAAATAAAAAATACTTTTTCAATTAGTGTTATTACAGAAAATCAATTTAAGCAATTAATAAAAATTGCAAAAGTTCAGACTAGACATACAGACTTAGAAGAAAAAATTTTATTCTTGGAATTGTTATTTAAGACAGGGCTAAGACATTCAGAAGCTAAGGCTTTACAAGTTTATAAAATTAATTTTGATAGTAACGAGATTAGAATAAATCAATCTCTGTACTGTGATATAAAAGGAAAATGGGAGTTAGCACCAACTAAAACTCCCTGTTCTAATAGAACTATAAAAATTGATAAAAACTTAGCTCTAAAATTAAAAGACTTTATTGAGATAAAACATAAAAATAGAGATTCTTTCTTATTTGCTTATGCAGATGGAAGTCCAAGAACAACTGTTTTTGCTAAAGATTTACTAAAAAAAAGTGCAAATCTCTTGGGAGTAAAAATATCAGCACACGGATTAAGACATAGTCATGCAACTATGTTAATAAGGAATTTAGTCCCAATCCAATTAGTTCAAAAAAGATTAGGGCATGCCGATCCTGCTCTTACAATCGCAACATATACTCATCTTATTTCAGAAGATGAAAAAATTATTGTTGACTTACTTGAAAAAATTTGA
- a CDS encoding phage holin family protein → MAKYYLALIWTSWISLIVWLIGGFDLLAKVLLALMVLDFLTGLWVGYKEKKLNSQRAFKGLKKKLLIMVILCGASLMHRLAPDLGFRTLVGMFYCATELLSITENAAKVGVPIPKKLKRALEQVKEEDKE, encoded by the coding sequence ATGGCAAAATATTATCTAGCTTTAATATGGACAAGCTGGATAAGTCTTATTGTTTGGCTTATTGGTGGTTTTGATTTATTAGCAAAAGTTTTATTAGCCTTAATGGTTTTAGATTTTTTAACAGGACTATGGGTTGGATATAAAGAAAAAAAATTAAACTCTCAAAGAGCCTTTAAAGGTTTAAAAAAGAAACTTTTAATAATGGTCATTTTATGTGGAGCAAGTCTTATGCATAGATTAGCTCCAGATTTAGGATTTAGAACATTAGTAGGGATGTTCTACTGTGCAACAGAATTATTAAGTATAACAGAAAATGCTGCAAAGGTAGGTGTTCCTATCCCAAAGAAGTTAAAAAGAGCATTGGAACAAGTAAAAGAAGAGGATAAAGAGTAG
- a CDS encoding N-acetylmuramoyl-L-alanine amidase, producing MKKFALVIGHNPRGKGAYSENLKLSEYNYWKNVCDEINEIDDSIDIYSREAKKYYIEEMKPVVAEINNHNYDLVLELHFNSSDNNQANGCECLIHSGNKITKEISKDFLFALNKEYNIRIRGVIEISNSKVRGGYGICNTKPDYILIEPFFGTNEESKKFEDVKKTAKFLVEFLKNI from the coding sequence ATGAAAAAATTTGCATTAGTAATAGGACATAATCCAAGAGGAAAAGGAGCATATTCAGAAAATTTAAAATTATCAGAATACAATTACTGGAAAAATGTATGTGATGAAATAAATGAAATTGATGATAGTATAGATATATATTCTAGAGAAGCTAAAAAATATTATATTGAAGAGATGAAGCCAGTTGTAGCTGAAATCAATAATCATAATTATGATTTAGTTTTAGAACTTCATTTTAATTCTAGTGATAATAATCAAGCTAATGGTTGTGAATGTTTAATACATAGTGGGAATAAAATAACTAAAGAAATCTCTAAAGATTTTTTATTCGCACTTAATAAAGAATATAACATAAGAATAAGAGGAGTTATAGAAATATCTAATAGTAAAGTAAGAGGAGGCTATGGTATTTGCAATACTAAGCCTGATTACATTTTAATAGAACCATTTTTTGGCACTAATGAAGAATCAAAAAAATTTGAAGACGTTAAAAAGACTGCAAAATTTTTAGTTGAATTTTTAAAGAACATATAG
- a CDS encoding tyrosine-type recombinase/integrase, translating to MQLKVLENLKKENVEIYLEYLNSCKSSNWETWETTYKTYCNNFKLFLVWFQKSYKNKLLLSKDTLLEMPSIMENYRNYCRSLGNSKRTLMNKTTAISTFYAWCVRRNKIKYHPFSEKLDRLRFTEKDKVRSSYFLTTEQILTVRLYMQVESKKYDLQDRILWELFLDSACRISAIQNLKMEQLDLENGYFKDVKEKEGYIVNAFFFQKCKELIKEWVQYRVDNGIDVEWFFITKYGKIYKQMTQGAIRGRIKKLGKILGIEDLYPHTLRKTAINLINNLAGLGLASSYANHSSSGVTSKHYIQKVSATEIRNTLIVARKKLGIF from the coding sequence ATGCAATTAAAAGTATTAGAAAATTTAAAAAAGGAAAATGTGGAGATTTATTTAGAATATTTAAACAGTTGTAAGAGTAGTAATTGGGAAACTTGGGAAACTACATATAAGACTTACTGCAATAATTTTAAATTGTTCCTGGTATGGTTTCAAAAATCTTATAAGAACAAGCTTTTATTAAGTAAAGATACACTTTTAGAAATGCCAAGTATTATGGAAAACTATAGGAATTATTGCAGGAGCTTAGGTAATTCTAAAAGAACTTTAATGAATAAAACAACAGCTATTAGCACTTTCTATGCTTGGTGTGTAAGAAGAAACAAAATTAAATATCACCCATTTTCAGAAAAACTAGATAGGTTGAGGTTTACAGAAAAAGATAAGGTTAGAAGTTCTTATTTTCTTACTACAGAACAAATATTGACTGTTCGCTTATATATGCAAGTAGAATCTAAAAAATACGACTTACAAGATAGAATTTTATGGGAACTGTTTTTAGATAGTGCTTGTCGGATTAGTGCTATTCAAAACTTAAAGATGGAACAATTAGACTTGGAAAATGGTTATTTCAAAGATGTTAAAGAAAAAGAAGGATATATAGTAAATGCCTTTTTCTTCCAGAAATGCAAAGAGTTGATAAAAGAATGGGTACAGTATAGAGTAGATAATGGAATAGATGTAGAATGGTTTTTTATTACAAAATATGGAAAAATTTATAAACAGATGACACAAGGAGCAATAAGAGGCAGAATTAAGAAGCTGGGAAAAATTTTAGGAATAGAGGATTTATATCCTCACACACTTAGAAAAACAGCTATAAATCTTATTAATAATCTTGCTGGGTTAGGTTTAGCAAGTAGCTATGCTAATCATTCTAGCAGTGGAGTTACAAGCAAACATTATATACAAAAAGTAAGTGCTACAGAAATAAGAAATACCCTTATTGTAGCAAGAAAAAAATTAGGTATTTTTTAA
- a CDS encoding phage tail protein I: protein MSKLMEVNYQDIFPENLKKYKNLRTLSKKFEDIFKKYIISNIDNLAFIYNLDLLDDRTLDEVAYYFNIDDYNSALDREIKIKLIKSAYWIHSKKGTKEAVISQLKILNYKIDIKEWFEYGGKPFTFRLITENESKDKNWLKNVLSLIEEYKNVRSILEAFYSLKEKKYNYYVAGYKEVFISAKKVNAGEDRDINKNIFLGAYKQIRKEIIK from the coding sequence ATGAGTAAATTAATGGAAGTTAATTACCAGGATATATTCCCTGAGAATTTAAAAAAATATAAAAATTTAAGAACTCTTTCAAAAAAATTTGAGGATATTTTTAAAAAATATATTATCAGTAATATTGATAACTTAGCTTTTATTTACAATCTTGATCTATTAGATGATAGAACACTTGATGAAGTAGCTTATTATTTTAATATAGATGATTATAATAGTGCTTTAGATAGAGAAATAAAAATAAAGCTAATAAAATCTGCTTATTGGATACATTCAAAGAAAGGGACAAAAGAAGCTGTTATATCTCAATTAAAAATATTAAATTATAAAATAGATATAAAAGAATGGTTTGAATATGGTGGGAAACCTTTTACATTTAGACTTATAACAGAAAATGAAAGTAAGGATAAAAACTGGTTAAAAAATGTTTTATCGCTTATAGAGGAGTATAAAAATGTTAGGAGTATTCTTGAAGCTTTTTATTCATTAAAAGAAAAAAAATATAACTATTATGTTGCAGGATATAAAGAAGTATTTATATCAGCCAAAAAAGTTAATGCTGGAGAAGATAGAGATATAAATAAAAATATATTCTTAGGAGCATATAAGCAAATTAGAAAGGAGATTATAAAATGA